In Miscanthus floridulus cultivar M001 chromosome 5, ASM1932011v1, whole genome shotgun sequence, one genomic interval encodes:
- the LOC136451730 gene encoding uncharacterized protein, which yields MAGIRWPPEDPEIFPSRMVGGGAWVPVAPPGEMASDDDRSVAADSWSIKSDYGSTLDDDQRYADTAEVLLASSSASSSAAPSASVAVHPSSDFSFDKDVPDSSDVEPRLLGLQNFQDGVYAEDLANFHERSHADDWFGTEIMDIRVGWTKNLCSSRDLPSCSVLDIGTGSGRLLQQLAKQGFSDLTGIDYSEGVIELARNLAIRDGFEHINFLVDDVLESKLERRFELVMDEGTLDAIGLHPDGPVKRMMYWQSVASLVSPGGILVITSCSRTKDELVQEVENFNQRKLGAMGSEGLPASEAAVFSYLDHVQSYPSVDSSCITTVAFLHK from the exons ATGGCGGGGATTCGGTGGCCGCCGGAGGACCCGGAGATCTTCCCTTCCCGGATGGTCGGCGGCGGGGCTTGGGTCCCCGTCGCGCCCCCGGGGGAGATGGCGTCGGACGACGACCGGTCGGTGGCCGCGGACTCGTGGTCGATCAAGAGCGACTACGGCAGCACCCTCGACGACGATCAGCGCTACGCAGACACCGCCGAggtcctcctcgcctcctcctccgcctcctcctccgccgcgccCTCCGCGTCGGTTGCCGTCCACCCCTCCTCTGACTTCAG CTTCGACAAGGATGTCCCTGACTCCAGCGACGTTGAGCCTCGGTTGCTGGGCTTGCAGAATTTTCAGGATGGTGTTTATGCTGAGGATCTTGCAAATTTCCATGAGCGCAGCCACGCTGATGACTG GTTTGGCACTGAGATCATGGATATCCGTGTAGGTTGGACCAAAAATTTGTGCTCAAGCAGGGATTTACCCAGCTGCAGCGTACTTGACATTGGGACCGGGAGTGGCAGACTCTTGCAGCAGCTCGCGAAACAGGG GTTTTCCGATCTGACTGGGATTGACTATAGTGAAGGCGTGATTGAGCTTGCTCGGAACCTTGCAATTCGTGATGGGTTTGAGCACATTAATTTCTTG GTTGATGATGTATTGGAGTCGAAGCTGGAGAGAAGATTTGAACTTGTAATGGATGAAGGGACTCTTGATGCAATTGGGCTGCATCCTGATGGACCTGTGAAGAG AATGATGTATTGGCAGTCAGTTGCTAGCTTGGTTTCCCCTGGTGGTATATTG GTCATCACATCATGCAGCAGAACCAAGGATGAGCTGGTGCAGGAGGTAGAGAACTTCAACCAAAGGAAGCTTGGTGCTATGGGCTCAGAAGGATTGCCGGCTAGTGAAGCCGCGGTGTTCAGCTACCTCGACCACGTCCAAAGTTACCCTAGTGTGGATAGTTCTTGCATCACGACCGTTGCTTTCCTGCATAAGTGA